One region of Canis aureus isolate CA01 chromosome 31, VMU_Caureus_v.1.0, whole genome shotgun sequence genomic DNA includes:
- the TERT gene encoding telomerase reverse transcriptase isoform X4, producing the protein MPRAPRCRAVRALLRGRYREVLPLATFLRRLGPPGRLLVRRGDPAAFRALVAQCLVCVPWGARPPPAAPCFRQVSCLKELVARVVQRLCERGARNVLAFGFALLDGARGGPPVAFTTSVRSYLPNTVTETLRGSGAWGLLLRRVGDDVLTHLLARCALYLLVAPSCAYQVCGPPLYDLCAPASLPLPAPGLPGLPGLPGLGAGAGASADLRPTRQAQNSGARRRRGSPGSGVPLAKRPRRSVASEPERGAHRSFPRAQQPPVSEAPAVTPAVAASPAASWEGGPPGTRPTTPAWHPSPGPQGVPHDPAHPETKRFLYCSGGRERLRSSFLLSALPPTLSGARKLVETIFLGSAPQKPGAARRMRRLPARYWRMRPLFQELLGNHARCPYRALLRTHCPLRAMAAKEGSGNQAHRGVGICPLERPVAAPQEQTDSTRLVQLLRQHSSPWQVYAFLRACLCWLVPTGLWGSRHNQRRFLRNVKKFISLGKHAKLSLQELTWKMKVRDCTWLHGNPGACCVPAAEHRRREEILARFLCWLMGTYVVELLRSFFYVTETTFQKNRLFFYRKSVWSQLQSIGIRQLFNSVHLRELSEAEVRRHREARPALLTSRLRFLPKPSGLRPIVNMDYIVGARTFHRDKKVQHLTSQLKTLFSVLNYERARRPSLLGASMLGMDDIHRAWRTFVLRIRAQNPAPQLYFVKVDVTGAYDALPQDRLVEVIANVIRPQESTYCVRHYAVVQRTARGHVRKAFKRHVSTFADLQPYMRQFVERLQETSSLRDAVVIEQSSSLNEAGSSLFHLFLRLVHNHVVRIGGKSYIQCQGVPQGSILSTLLCSLCYGDMERRLFPGIEQDGVLLRLVDDFLLVTPHLTQAQAFLRTPW; encoded by the exons atGCCGCGAGCGCCCCGGTGCCGCGCCGTGCGCGCCCTGCTGCGGGGCCGCTACCGGGAGGTGCTGCCCCTGGCCACCTTCCTGCGGCGCCTGGGGCCCCCGGGCCGGCTGCTCGTGCGGCGCGGGGACCCGGCGGCCTTCCGCGCGCTGGTGGCGCAGTGCCTGGTGTGCGTGCCCTGGGGCGcgcggccgccccccgccgccccgtgCTTCCGCCAG GTGTCCTGCCTCAAGGAGCTGGTGGCCAGGGTGGTGCAGCGGCTGTGCGAGCGCGGCGCCAGGAACGTGCTGGCTTTCGGCTTCGCCCTGCTGGACGGAGCGCGCGGCGGGCCCCCCGTGGCCTTCACGACCAGCGTGCGCAGCTACCTGCCCAACACGGTAACCGAGACCCTGCGCGGCAGCGGCGCCTGGGGGCTGCTGCTGCGCCGCGTGGGCGACGATGTGCTCACCCACCTGCTGGCGCGCTGCGCGCTCTACCTGCTGGTGGCTCCGAGCTGCGCCTACCAGGTGTGCGGGCCGCCGCTCTACGACCTCTGCGCCCCCGCCTCTCTGCCGCTCCCGGCccccgggctccccgggctccccgggctccccgggctcggggccggggccggggcctcgGCGGACCTCAGACCCACACGCCAGGCCCAGAACTCGGGCGCGAGGCGGCGCCGCGGCAGCCCCGGGAGCGGTGTGCCTCTGGCCAAGCGGCCCAGGCGCAGCGTGGCCTCGGAGCCAGAGCGGGGCGCCCACAGGTCCtttcccagggcccagcagccTCCTGTCAGCGAAGCTCCGGCTGTGACACCTGCCGTGGCCGCTTCCCCAGCGGCCTCCTGGGAGGGAGGGCCCCCCGGGACTCGTCCAACCACCCCAGCCTGGCATCCATCTCCGGGGCCCCAGGGAGTACCCCATGACCCAGCACACCCCGAGACCAAACGCTTCCTCTACTGCTCGGGTGGCAGGGAGCGGCTGcgctcctccttcctgctcagtgCCCTGCCGCCTACCCTGAGCGGGGCCCGCAAACTCGTGGAGACCATCTTTCTGGGCTCTGCGCCCCAGAAGCCAGGGGCCGCCCGCAGGATGCGCCGCCTGCCTGCCCGCTACTGGCGAATGAGGCCCCTGTTCCAGGAGCTGCTTGGGAACCACGCCCGGTGCCCCTACCGTGcgctcctcaggacccactgccCGCTTCGGGCCATGGCCGCTAAGGAGGGGTCTGGCAACCAGGCACACAGGGGAGTGGGCATCTGTCCCCTGGAGAGGCCAGTAGCAGCCCCCCAGGAGCAGACGGACTCCACACGCCTGGTACAGCTCCTCCGAcagcacagcagcccctggcAGGTGTATGCCTTCCTGAGGGCCTGCCTGTGCTGGCTGGTGCCCACTGGACTCTGGGGCTCCAGGCACAACCAGCGCCGCTTCTTGAGGAACGTGAAGAAGTTCATCTCCCTGGGAAAGCACGCTAAGCTCTCCCTGCAGGAACTGACGTGGAAGATGAAGGTGCGGGACTGCACCTGGCTGCACGGGAACCCAG GAGCTTGCTGTGTCCCGGCCGCTGAGCACCGTCGGAGAGAGGAGATCCTGGCCAGGTTCCTGTGCTGGTTGATGGGCACATATGTGGTTGAGCTGCTCAGGTCATTTTTTTATGTCACGGAAACCACGTTTCAAAAGAACCGACTCTTCTTCTACCGGAAGAGCGTCTGGAGCCAGTTACAGAGCATAGGAATCAG ACAACTCTTCAATAGTGTGCACCTCCGAGAACTGTCAGAAGCAGAGGTCAGGAGACACCGGGAAGCCAGACCTGCTCTGCTGACCTCCAGACTCCGCTTCCTCCCCAAGCCTAGTGGGCTGCGGCCGATTGTGAATATGGACTACATCGTGGGAGCCAGAACATTCCACAGAGACAAGAAG GTCCAGCATCTCACCTCACAACTGAAGACACTGTTCAGTGTCCTGAACTATGAGCGGGCCCGGCGCCCCAGCCTCCTAGGggcctccatgctgggcatggacgACATCCACAGGGCCTGGCGCACCTTTGTGCTACGCATACGGGCCCAGAATCCGGCACCCCAGCTGTACTTTGTCAAG GTGGACGTGACGGGGGCATATGACGCCCTCCCTCAGGACAGGCTGGTAGAGGTGATTGCCAATGTGATCAGGCCTCAGGAAAGCACATACTGCGTGCGCCACTATGCCGTGGTCCAGAGGACTGCCCGGGGACACGTCCGCAAGGCCTTCAAAAGACAC GTGTCCACCTTTGCAGACCTGCAGCCTTACATGAGACAGTTTGTGGAGCGTCTGCAAGAGACAAGCTCGTTGAGGGACGCCGTGGTCATCGAGCAG AGCTCCTCTCTGAACGAAGCCGGCAGCAGCCTTTTCCACCTCTTCCTGCGTCTGGTACACAATCACGTCGTAAGGATCGGGGGCAA GTCCTACATCCAGTGTCAGGGGGTCCCTCAGGGCTCTATCCTGTCCACTCTACTGTGCAGTCTGTGCTACGGGGACATGGAGCGCAGGTTGTTTCCTGGAATCGAGCAGGACGG GGTCCTCCTGCGCCTGGTGGACGACTTCCTGCTGGTCACCCCTCACCTGACGCAAGCGCAAGCCTTTCTCAG GACACCCTGGTGA